The proteins below are encoded in one region of Tsuneonella sp. CC-YZS046:
- a CDS encoding thiolase family protein, with amino-acid sequence MRDAYILGVGMTRFGRHLDKTHSELAQEAVRLALADAGTEASAVDSTVYATVVQGFFAGEMSIPSQFALRPLGIGGVRTLTVEAACASSTMGLHTAIAQVQSGQSDVALALGVEKLYSEDRAKKFAVFQQPLDIEVAENYVALTRDKLAPVPPEFEGPSPNILMEAYAAQARLHMATYGTTRRQIAAVAAKDHAHSALNPLSQYQNALTIEEVLAAPNVAWPLTVPMCAPISDGASAAIVCSVETIRKLGASRAIRIVAADSRTGQDRAPDDYPHHVTRLVSARVYERAGLGPEDFDLAEVHDASSIGEIIQVEGLGLVAPGEAGPAAERGELSLGGRIPVNVSGGLVSKGHPLAATGIGQIHELVTQLRGEAGARQVEGAKIAVAENSGGFYGVEDGLSAVTILAR; translated from the coding sequence ATGCGCGACGCCTATATTCTGGGGGTGGGGATGACGCGCTTCGGCCGCCATCTCGACAAGACCCACAGCGAGTTGGCGCAGGAAGCGGTTCGGCTCGCGCTGGCGGATGCCGGAACCGAGGCGAGCGCGGTGGACAGCACCGTCTATGCCACGGTGGTGCAGGGCTTCTTCGCCGGCGAGATGTCGATCCCCAGCCAGTTCGCGCTGCGCCCGCTGGGGATCGGCGGAGTGCGCACGCTGACGGTGGAGGCGGCCTGCGCCAGCTCCACCATGGGGCTGCACACGGCCATCGCCCAGGTGCAGTCCGGCCAGAGCGATGTCGCCCTCGCGCTCGGGGTGGAGAAGCTCTACAGCGAGGATCGCGCCAAGAAGTTCGCGGTGTTCCAGCAGCCCCTCGATATCGAGGTGGCGGAGAACTACGTCGCTCTCACCCGGGACAAGCTGGCACCCGTTCCTCCCGAATTCGAAGGGCCGAGCCCGAACATATTGATGGAAGCCTATGCGGCGCAGGCGCGGTTGCACATGGCGACATACGGCACCACCCGCCGTCAGATCGCTGCCGTAGCGGCGAAAGATCACGCCCATTCGGCGCTCAATCCGTTGTCGCAATACCAGAATGCCCTGACCATCGAGGAAGTGCTGGCCGCGCCCAATGTCGCCTGGCCGCTGACCGTGCCGATGTGCGCGCCGATCAGCGACGGGGCGAGCGCGGCCATCGTCTGCTCCGTCGAAACCATTCGCAAGCTCGGCGCCAGCCGGGCGATCCGCATTGTCGCCGCGGATTCCCGCACCGGACAGGATCGTGCGCCGGACGATTATCCCCACCACGTCACCCGGCTGGTTTCTGCCCGCGTCTACGAGCGGGCGGGACTGGGGCCGGAGGATTTCGATCTGGCCGAAGTGCATGATGCCAGCTCGATCGGCGAGATCATCCAGGTAGAAGGGCTTGGCCTGGTTGCTCCGGGCGAGGCAGGCCCAGCAGCGGAACGAGGTGAATTGTCGCTGGGCGGGCGGATTCCGGTCAATGTTTCCGGCGGCCTCGTGTCGAAAGGGCATCCGCTGGCGGCGACCGGCATCGGCCAGATCCATGAGCTGGTCACCCAGCTGCGCGGTGAGGCGGGCGCCCGCCAGGTCGAAGGCGCGAAGATCGCCGTGGCGGAAAACTCCGGCGGATTCTACGGGGTGGAGGATGGCCTGTCCGCCGTCACCATCCTTGCGCGCTAG